The sequence below is a genomic window from Fusobacterium varium.
AAATTTTTCTGTAAAATTCTTACTTTTTTACATTTCTTTTCTATCTTTTCATCAAAAGAAGGAAACTCTATAATGACTGGACCTGTTATTGCATTTTCTATCTTTTCAATGTAATTTGTAAATTCTATATTTATAACAGATTTTACATAATCATAGTCATAATCTTGTTCTAAAAAAAGCATCTCAGCTTCTTCTAAAAACTTTATTTTAACATCTTGAATATCATATTCTATAACCATTTTTGCTTCTCTAACTAATGAATACCAATCTTCTATAGATTTTTTCTTTAAATCCAATTCCTCTTCTATTGATTGCAACTCTTTAATTTTTTCTCCAAAACCTTCTTCTATTGTTGAAAATCCAGAACTATAAATCAATGATTTTATTTGATCAAGAGTAAATCCACTTTGTTTATAATATTTTATCACTGGTATTGTATATAAATTATCCTTATCATAATAACGATAACCATTTTCATTTATTTCACAAGGAGATAACAAACCAATTTGATCATAAAATCTCAATGTTTTTTTTCCTATTTTACATATCTTTTCCACTTTCCCTATGCAATATTTTTTCTCACTCATTATCTCACCACAGCATTCAATTTTTTATTTTCTAGCCAATTACTTTGTCTAAAATTTTATAAATTTCTTCTTGAGATACTTTCTTAGGATTAGATTTTGTACATACATCTTTTTCTAATGCTCTATACACTTCTTCTTTAAATATATTTATATCTTCTATATTTTTCCCAAGTTCCTTTAAGTTTTTAGGAATTCCTAATTTTTTATTTAATTCAGATATATATCTCACTAAATTATTGGCTCCTATTATAGGATTACATGAATTTAACCCTATAATTTTTGCTAATTTTTGATATTTTTTAGTCACTAAATTACAATTCTCTCCAACATAAGATGTTACTTTACAATCTGAATTATACTCAATTACATAAGGCAAAATAATAGCATTTATCTTTCCATGTGGAATATGAAGTTTTCCTCCTATTGCATGAGCTAAACTATGTGTTATTCCTAACCCAGCATTATTAAATGCTAATCCTGCTAAACATGAGGCATTATGCATTCTCTCACGATAATATAAATTTTCACCTTCTAAGTAAGCTTTTTCTAGATTTTCTATAGCTAAACTAAAAGCTTTTTCTGCAAAGGCATCTGTAAAATCATTTGCTCCATTTGAGACATAAGCTTCTATTGCATGAGTTATTACATCCATTCCTGTATCTGCTGTTATACTTTTTGGTACACTTTTAATTAAATCTGCATCTAAAATAGCAACTGTTGGTAATAATTCCTTTGAAGTTAAAGCATATTTTAGATGTTCCGCTTCATTTGTAATAACAGAATATTCTGTTACTTCTGATCCTGTTCCACTAGTAGTAGGAATTGCATAAAATTCAATTTTTTTAGAATGATCTTTATTTAATTTATTATAATACTCTCTTATAGCCTTTGCTCCATCAATTGAAGATCCTCCACCTAAAGCTATAATTAAATCGATATTTTCATTCTTTAAAACTTGAACTCCCATTGCTACTATTTTTACTGTAGGATCTGGTATTACCTCATCAAATACTGCTACATTACAGTTGTGAATATAATTTTTAACTTTTTCAACCATCCCAGAACTATTAATAAACTTATCGCATACTATTAAAATATTTTTATCAACAAGTTCCCCTAATTTTTTTAAAGCCTCTTCACCAAAACAAATTGTAGTGCTAATAGTAAATTCTTGCATCTTTCTATCTCCTTAAAATAAAATTTTAAAAAGATTTAAAGTTTGCCTATTCCTTTCAGTCATTTTCATAATAACATATAAACTTTATAAAATCAACATGTTTATCTATCATCTATATTGATTTAATCATTACTATTTTTGTCATAAATAATTCAATAACATAGCATTTCATATAAAAAGGTGATTAAAAAAATTTAATCACCTTTTCTTGTTTTTTTATTTAAACTTATTATCTAGTTCTCTTGGTGGACACTCTTTATCATTATGTAAACTAAATTGAGATTTCATCTTTTTAATAAATGTTCCCATTTCATCAGCACTTCCAACAATTCTATTAAATATACCTAAATACTCTGTAATTATTGGGTTATCAACATCATAAGGATATCTCATCAAGTGATCTATCTCACTCCACGCCTCTTCAAACACTGTTCTAACTTGAATTTCTACAAGAATCTCATCTTTTCTAGTAACTGGTATTCCTATCAAATAGTGAACAGAACGATATCCATGATCTCTTACTACAATTTCA
It includes:
- a CDS encoding MerR family transcriptional regulator; its protein translation is MSEKKYCIGKVEKICKIGKKTLRFYDQIGLLSPCEINENGYRYYDKDNLYTIPVIKYYKQSGFTLDQIKSLIYSSGFSTIEEGFGEKIKELQSIEEELDLKKKSIEDWYSLVREAKMVIEYDIQDVKIKFLEEAEMLFLEQDYDYDYVKSVINIEFTNYIEKIENAITGPVIIEFPSFDEKIEKKCKKVRILQKNLKKCSSDKLTKYGGYMVASAYHIGSHENIDETYKKIKDWLKYHNYKYDDICFERYVIDYWSTKDEQKYVTEIMVKLKIQ
- a CDS encoding iron-containing alcohol dehydrogenase, which gives rise to MQEFTISTTICFGEEALKKLGELVDKNILIVCDKFINSSGMVEKVKNYIHNCNVAVFDEVIPDPTVKIVAMGVQVLKNENIDLIIALGGGSSIDGAKAIREYYNKLNKDHSKKIEFYAIPTTSGTGSEVTEYSVITNEAEHLKYALTSKELLPTVAILDADLIKSVPKSITADTGMDVITHAIEAYVSNGANDFTDAFAEKAFSLAIENLEKAYLEGENLYYRERMHNASCLAGLAFNNAGLGITHSLAHAIGGKLHIPHGKINAIILPYVIEYNSDCKVTSYVGENCNLVTKKYQKLAKIIGLNSCNPIIGANNLVRYISELNKKLGIPKNLKELGKNIEDINIFKEEVYRALEKDVCTKSNPKKVSQEEIYKILDKVIG